The DNA sequence CCGGGAGACCTTCGCGACCTATGCCTCCAGCCAGCCGTGGGTCGCCGATTTCGAACTCAGCCCGAAGTCGGTGGTGCGCGACCTCTACGAGCGCGCGATGACGTTCGGCGAGTACATCTCGTTCTACAAGCTCGCCCGCTCCGAGGGCGTCGTCCTCCGCTACCTCTCCGACGCGTACCGCGCCCTCGGGCAGACGGTCCCGCTCGAACTCCGGACGGAGGACCTCCGCGACATCATCGAGTGGCTCGGCGAGCTGGTGCGCCAGGTCGACTCGAGCCTCCTCGACGAATGGGAGGAGCTCGTCCACCCGGATGCCGCCCGCCACGCCGCCGAGGCCGGCGAGCTCGCGCCTCCCGCTCCCCGCAACGTCACCACCAACCGCCGCGCCTTCTTCGTGCTCGTCCGCAACGAGCTGTTCCGGCGGGTGCAGCTGGCGGCTCTCGACCGCGTCCAGGAACTGGGCGCGCTCGAGGCGGAGGCCGCGGCGCTCGCCGCGGGAGGCGCAGGCGCTCCGGAGGAGAGATGGTTCGACGAGCTCGCCTGGGATGAGGCCCTCGAGGCGTACTACGCCGAGCACGACGAGATCCGCACCGACGCCGCGGCGCGCTCCTCCGCCTTCCTCTCGGTCGACGAGAACCCGGACGGCGCGCCCGGGACCTGGCGGGTCCGCCAGACCTTCGCGGACCCGGCGGGCGACCACGACTGGGGGATCAGCGCCGACGTCCTCCTCGACGCCTCGGTGCGCGAGGGCGTCGCGGTGATCCGGGTCACCGCGGTCGGAATGCTGGGGGAGTCGTGAGAGAGCAGGACCCTGTGACCCCGGAGCCGCAGACGCCGGAGCCCGTGACACCGGAACGGAGCACCGCTCTGACCGGGGTGTGGACGCGCCAGACCTGGAGCGACGCCGCCTTCGTGCACTGGGCGGTCGACCCGTCGGTCGTCGACCGCTTCTTCCCGGCCGGAGTGCGGCCGGACACCGTCGACGGGCGGACGCACGTCGGTCTGATCGCCTTCCGTATGCAGCGGCTCGGCGCCCCGCGCGGCCCCGGCATCCCGTACTTCGGCGACTTCCTCGAGACCAACGTGCGTCTGTACAGCGTCGATCGGGAGGGGCGTCGCGGCGTCGTCTTCGTCTCGCTGGACGCATCCCGGCTGGTCCCCGTGCTCGGAGCGCGAGCCGCGCTCGCGCTCCCGTACATGTGGTCCCGCATGCGGGCCAGCCGTCGCGGGAGCGTGCTCGAGTACCGCAGCGCGCGGCACGTGACGGGAGCCGCCTCCAGCCGTCTCGTCCTGGACATCGGACAGCCGATCGCCGAGCCCATGGCGCTCGACCATCACCTGACCGCTCGCTGGGCGCTGCACGTCCGCGCGTGGGGCCGCACCGTATCCGTGCCCAACCAGCACCCGCGCTGGCCGCTCCAGCGGGCGACGCTCCTCGCGTGCGACGACGGGCTGCTCACGGCGGCCGGGCTGCCGTCCCCGGAGGATCCGCCGGTCAGCGTCCTCTACTCCCCGGGTGTCACCACGGTCTTCGGCCGCCCGGAGGTCCTGCGACCGGTTTGACCGACGCTATCCGGCGTGCGAGCATCGTGAACGCCGGGTGAACACCACCGGGTCCCTTGTATGAACTCCCGATGAATGATTGCGTCGGGAAGACCCTGTCCGCACGCGAGAGAGAAGACGGTGGACCTCACCCCGATCATCGTGCTGGTCATCGCACTGGCGCTCTTCTTCGACTTCACCAACGGTTTCCACGACACGGCGAACGCCATGGCGACGCCGATCGCGACCGGCGCCATGAAGCCGAAGATCGCCGTCGCGCTCGCGGCCGTGCTGAACCTCGTCGGAGCCTTCCTGTCCACCGAGGTCGCGAAGACCATCTCGGGCGGCATCATCAAGGAGGGGTCGGGCGGCGTCCAGATCACCCCGGTGCTCATCTTCGCCGGCCTCATCGGCGCGATCGTGTGGAACATGGTGACCTGGCTGTTCGGCCTCCCGTCGTCGTCGAGCCATGCGCTCTTCGGCGGGCTGATCGGGGCCGCGATCGTGGGAGCGGGCATCGGGGCCGTCGACTTCGCCGTCGTCCTCGAGAAGGTGATCCTCCCGGCGATCATCTCGCCGGTCACCGCCGGTGTCATCGCCTACTGCGCCACCAAGCTCGCCTACGCCATCACCCGCCGGTACGACGGCCGTCCGGACGGGCGCGGAGGCTTCCGGTACGGACAGATCTTCTCGTCGTCGCTCGTGGCGCTGTCCCACGGCACCAACGACGCCCAGAAGACGATGGGCGTCATCACCCTGACGCTCATCTCCGCCGGGCTCCAGCCGGTCGGCAGCGGTCCCGAGCTCTGGGTGATCGTGTCGTGCGCCCTGGCCATCGCCATCGGCACCTACTCCGGCGGCTGGCGCATCATCCGCACCCTCGGCCGCGGGCTCACCTCGGTCAAGCCCGCGCAGGGCTTCGCGGCCGAGACGAGCACCGCCGCGACGATCCTCGCCTCCAGCCACCTCGGCTTCGCCCTCTCGACGACCCAGGTCGCGTCTGGGTCCGTGATCGGCTCGGGACTCGGGCGCCGCGGGTCGTCGGTGCGGTGGGGGACCGCGGGCCGCATCGCGGTCGGCTGGCTGCTCACGCTGCCCGCGGCCGCCCTCGTCGGCGGCGCGGCCGCGGTCGTCGCGTCCCTCGGACCCGCCGGAGTCGTGATCGACGTGCTGATCGGGGCCGCCGTCGTGGCGGCGATCTTCTGGCGCTCGCGCCGCAATCGCGTGTCCAGCGAGAACGCGGTCGAGCCCGTGCCGTTCCAGGGCAAGAGCGAGGTGGCCGCCTCCGGGCGCGTCGTCAGGATCGAGAAGGTCAAGCCGCTCAAGAAGGAGCGCACCGGGAAGGGGACCGCATGATCGACTGGGGAGCGTTCCTCCTGGTCTTCGCGGCCGGGCTCATCGGCTCGTGCGTCGTGGTGGCGCTCTACTCCCTCGGCACCAGGCTGCTCGCCGTTGCCGGCCGGGCCCTGTTCGTGGAACCGGTCGAGTTCACCGACGCGATCACCGTGATCACGCCGGAGAAGGCGGCGAAGGCCCAGCGCCGCGCCGAGAAGGCTCAGCGCAAGAACCCCCTCAGCGCCGCTCAGAAGCGCGCCGCCCTCACGGGCGCCTACGCGTGCTTCGTGGCCTGCGCGCTCGCGGTGCTGTTCGGGCTCTACCTGATCATCCCCTTCTTCCACCGGTAGGGCGCGGCGAGCCGTCCGGCGGGGTCAGTCGGTTCCGCGGACCCGGGCGATCGCGTTCATGACGTGGTAGACCACGATCGCCGCGATCGCCCCGAGGGCGATGCCGTTGAACGTCAGCTGCCCGAGGTTCAGCGTGAAGTCCCCGATGCCGATGATGAGCGCGGTCGCCGCCGTGAACTGGTTCTTCGGCTTCGAGAAGTCGACCCGGTTGTCGAGCCAGATCTTGACGCCGATGACGCCGATCAACCCGTAGAGCGCCGTCGTGACGCCGCCGAGCACGCCCGCGGGGATGGTGTTGATGATG is a window from the Leifsonia sp. AG29 genome containing:
- a CDS encoding inorganic phosphate transporter, which encodes MDLTPIIVLVIALALFFDFTNGFHDTANAMATPIATGAMKPKIAVALAAVLNLVGAFLSTEVAKTISGGIIKEGSGGVQITPVLIFAGLIGAIVWNMVTWLFGLPSSSSHALFGGLIGAAIVGAGIGAVDFAVVLEKVILPAIISPVTAGVIAYCATKLAYAITRRYDGRPDGRGGFRYGQIFSSSLVALSHGTNDAQKTMGVITLTLISAGLQPVGSGPELWVIVSCALAIAIGTYSGGWRIIRTLGRGLTSVKPAQGFAAETSTAATILASSHLGFALSTTQVASGSVIGSGLGRRGSSVRWGTAGRIAVGWLLTLPAAALVGGAAAVVASLGPAGVVIDVLIGAAVVAAIFWRSRRNRVSSENAVEPVPFQGKSEVAASGRVVRIEKVKPLKKERTGKGTA
- a CDS encoding peptidase → MIDWGAFLLVFAAGLIGSCVVVALYSLGTRLLAVAGRALFVEPVEFTDAITVITPEKAAKAQRRAEKAQRKNPLSAAQKRAALTGAYACFVACALAVLFGLYLIIPFFHR
- a CDS encoding YqjF family protein; this encodes MTPEPQTPEPVTPERSTALTGVWTRQTWSDAAFVHWAVDPSVVDRFFPAGVRPDTVDGRTHVGLIAFRMQRLGAPRGPGIPYFGDFLETNVRLYSVDREGRRGVVFVSLDASRLVPVLGARAALALPYMWSRMRASRRGSVLEYRSARHVTGAASSRLVLDIGQPIAEPMALDHHLTARWALHVRAWGRTVSVPNQHPRWPLQRATLLACDDGLLTAAGLPSPEDPPVSVLYSPGVTTVFGRPEVLRPV